A stretch of Porites lutea chromosome 5, jaPorLute2.1, whole genome shotgun sequence DNA encodes these proteins:
- the LOC140939158 gene encoding melanocyte-stimulating hormone receptor-like has translation MTAQYCIQRLKGVSQLVQVYGNLVCAFCVLNLVFAVVATFGNLLVIRALRKASSIPTNLRKLLLNLAFSDLAVGFFPQPMFAVIVAMMLRMAANSNYNFDFLCPVVLNVGYFAFFLLACASFLTIAVITVDRILAIFLHLRYQELVTSERVVISLVCLWLTSAIAASILISVPTLNQIVTVIILFTGLSLTTIAYILIYKVVKYHRNQIHHQHQIPNAQDLNYLREKKSTFNALFVYIVFTACHFPHLCSVILLIGNSSQLSFLVVEHITLFLLLLNSSLNPLVCYWRYGELRTIINGTLMKIFHI, from the coding sequence ATGACTGCCCAGTACTGCATTCAGAGATTGAAAGGAGTATCGCAGCTTGTTCAAGTTTATGGAAATTTGGTTTGCGCGTTTTGTGTTTTAAACCTTGTGTTCGCCGTTGTGGCAACTTTTGGAAACCTTCTCGTTATTCGTGCCCTGAGGAAAGCCTCATCGATACCTACAAATCTGAGAAAACTTCTTTTAAACCTCGCCTTCTCTGATCTTGCCGTGGGTTTCTTTCCCCAACCAATGTTTGCAGTAATCGTCGCTATGATGTTAAGAATGGCAGCGAATTCAAACTATAACTTTGACTTCTTATGTCCAGTTGTTCTAAATGTAGGTTATTTCGCCTTTTTTCTCCTCGCATGTGCATCGTTCCTGACTATAGCTGTCATCACAGTAGACAGAATTCTTGCTATTTTTCTCCATCTGCGATACCAGGAACTTGTAACATCAGAGCGAGTTGTCATATCCTTGGTGTGTTTATGGTTAACAAGTGCCATCGCTGCCTCGATACTTATTTCGGTTCCTACACTTAACCAAATCGTTACTGTCATTATTCTATTCACTGGCCTTTCCTTGACAACTATAGCTTATATTCTTATTTACAAAGTTGTAAAGTATCATCGCAATCAAATACATCATCAGCATCAGATACCAAATGCTCAAGACCTGAACTACCTACGCGAGAAGAAATCCACATTTAATGCTTTGTTTGTCTACATTGTTTTTACAgcatgtcattttccacacctgtGCTCTGTAATATTGTTAATAGGAAACAGTTCCCAGTTATCGTTTCTGGTAGTTGAACACATCACGCTATTTTTACTTCTACTAAATTCATCTTTAAATCCCCTCGTTTGCTACTGGCGATATGGAGAACTACGAACAATAATAAATGGTACATTGATGAAAATATTTCACATTTAG
- the LOC140937703 gene encoding protein Mis18-alpha-like → MAVNSHTEPEQSNLTLNLSRKEERLPFVFQCKGCNNIIGDSSAFTSSDQELEVICLNAVTSLVSSQECLETSTEGPDMGSTFRPLQCMSCKSVIGRVYRTTPRELDHFRDMFCLDVEHIRSYQVGSGSATQSIAGESDDFLDVPSAKALQNRITKIECVILMLMERMGLQDLTSKENNSTMSSNSHVTAEEEDNEKPEYKPSKKKRK, encoded by the exons ATGGCGGTAAATTCGCACACTGAACCAGAACAGTCAAACCTTACATTAAATTTATCGCGAAAAGAAGAACGTCTCCCATTTGTGTTCCAATGCAAAGGATGTAACAACATAATCGGAGATTCCTCTGCTTTTACTTCGTCCGACCAAGAGCTAGAAGTAATTTGTTTAAATG CTGTAACATCACTTGTTAGCTCTCAAGAGTGTCTGGAAACATCCACTGAAGGACCAGATATGGGAAG CACATTTAGGCCTCTACAATGCATGTCCTGCAAATCAGTTATTGGACGAGTCTATCGAACTACTCCGCGAGAATTGGATCACTTCAG GGATATGTTTTGCTTAGATGTGGAACATATACGAAG CTATCAAGTGGGCTCTGGAAGTGCAACACAGAGCATTGCCGGAGAATCTGATGATTTTCTTGATGTACCATCAGCTAAGGCCCTTCAAAATCGAATTACCAAG ATTGAATGTGTGATATTAATGCTAATGGAAAGGATGGGCCTCCAGGATTTGAccagtaaagaaaacaacagcaCCATGTCTTCAAACAGCCATGTTACagcagaagaagaagacaacGAGAAGCCAGAATACAAGccaagcaaaaagaaaagaaagtag
- the LOC140936659 gene encoding importin-11-like, which yields MNEAWRDEVLLALNHACSQDPGLIKEAEKKLKAWETEAGFYSLLMFVFKNESLDVKVRWMAILCIKNGVDRYWRKTAPHAISEEEKSYMKQNLILSFDEPVNQVATQVAVLISKIARMELREWPELLPTLLKEVQSEDALHQQRTLLVFNHVIKMLASKRLMSDQRLFRQITADIFGFILQLWQNSTSTLVELYQMKDMRVLASLELSTLTLKVLRKLVVYGFKEFDPSSQPVFLLQAILDKIKIILQYRKDESGNHSLQEKLEKYLILMTKVLIDTQEHHSLSYLPLLQHTLQLCYTYLFTSQGQEDIFQNFALQCCKLMKVIVKCDKYKPPREIKDTTRPEIVQAHQIKMSFFTPTVLSEIIKQLVLRYFPLTSEDLESWESEPENFVTEEAGESWRYNLRYCTEVFFLSLLSEFRSTVTPVVTEMITLVQGSPPSEDMTVLLQKDAVYNACGLASYDLFDEVDFDHWFTNQLISELSNTSSRYKVLRRRIVWMTGQWINVKFARQTRPLFYQVVLKLMSAQEDLVVRLTAANALKTAIDDVDFNLEDFFQFLDETFGSLFHLLKCSQDCDTKMHVLNVLSLLIQRIGDKVKPFAASLSQYLPELWQESGDHNMLRCAIVSTMTHLVEGLGVLSRNMYSFLLPLIHLSTDITQPPHVYLMEDGLDLWHNVLVNASCMTPELLQLFVNMPSLLELGSENLRKCFSIIESYVLLDEKEFLQNFSAPVVNACLTMLGNVKPEGGIILSRVVETIVKVSPQRGTELFAPVLLKICHMILEVEEYTPLLVIYLSIIGEIILHNYPAFVHIVENVAQQLGKQVNDVLGQLLDVWLEKMDCMTRLERRKLTVLALITLLPLNVNNCVTDKFALIVDAAVDVLHEIHRVEDNGTHTDCLLLLGGSSDDEEHSGEETEEHKRKRQLCLSDPIHCCPLWKFVRDKLNECHSIYGHETFQHLMEYLDSAVAAQLGSFINR from the exons ATGAATGAAGCATGGAGAGATGAAGTGTTACTTGCATTAAACCATGCATGTAGTCAAGATCCCGGGCTTATTAAAGAAGCGGAGAAAAAACTTAAAGCTTGGGAGACTGAAGCTGGATTCTACAGCCTTCTTATG tttgtttttaaaaatgaatcaCTTGATGTCAAAGTTCGCTGGATGGCAATTCTGTGCATCAAAAATGGTGTTGATCGTTATTGGAGAAAAACAGCTCCCCA TGCTATTTCAGAGGAAGAAAAGAGTTATATGAAACAAAATCTAATTTTGTCATTTGATGAACCTGTTAATCAG gtaGCAACTCAGGTAGCTGTGCTGATTTCTAAAATAGCACGGATGGAACTCAGAGAATGGCCAGAACTTTTACCAACCCTgttaaag GAGGTTCAGAGTGAAGATGCATTGCATCAACAGCGCACATTGTTGGTGTTTAAtcatgtgattaaaatgttggCATCCAAGAGGTTAATGAGTGATCAGCGACTGTTTAGACAG attaCAGCTGATATTTTTGGCTTTATTCTGCAATTATGGCAAAACAGTACATCTACCCTTGTGGAATTGTATCAGATGAAG gaCATGAGAGTCTTGGCTTCCCTGGAGCTCAGCACCTTGACACTTAAGG TTTTAAGGAAGCTGGTAGTTTATGGATTCAAGGAGTTTGATCCTTCATCTCAACCAGTG TTTCTCCTTCAAGCAATCCTTGATAAAATAAAGATCATTTTACAGTATC GAAAAGATGAATCAGGAAATCATAGTCTGCAAGAAAAATTAGAGAAATATTTGATATTGATGACAAAAGTG TTAATTGATACTCAAGAGCACCATTCACTGTCTTATTTACCGCTGCTTCAACACACTCTACAGCTGTGCTACACATATTTATTCACCAGTCAAGGACAAG aagatattttccaaaacttCGCATTGCAGTGCTGTAAACTTATGAAAGTGATTGTCAAGTGCGACAAGTACAAACCCCCAAGAGAAATCAAAG atACAACTCGTCCAGAGATTGTACAAGCACATCAG ATCAAGATGTCCTTCTTTACACCAACAGTTTTATCAGAGATTATTAAACAACTTGTTCTTCGCTATTTCCCTTTAACATCAGAG GATTTAGAAAGTTGGGAATCAGAGCCTGAGAATTTTG TTACTGAGGAAGCTGGTGAATCATGGAGGTATAATCTGAGG TACTGTACAGAGGTCTTCTTTCTAAGTCTACTGAGTGAGTTCCGCAGCACAGTAACCCCAGTTGTCACTGAAATGATTACGTTAGTTCAAG gatCGCCTCCGTCGGAGGATATGACAGTTTTATTGCAAAAAGATGCTG TTTACAATGCTTGCGGACTTGCCTCATATGACCTCTTTGATGAAGTAGACTTCGATCATTGGTTTACAAACCAGCTAATTAGTGAATTAAGCAACACATCTTCTAG GTATAAGGTGCTTCGAAGGCGGATAGTATGGATGACAGGACAATGGATTAATGTCAAGTTTGCGCGACAAACAAGGCCTTTATTTTATCAAGTGGTTCTTAAACTGATGAGCGCCCAAGAGGATTTAGTG GTTCGTTTAACTGCGGCAAATGCTCTTAAAACTG CCATAGATGACGTAGACTTCAATCTTGAAGATTTTTTTCAG TTTTTGGATGAAACTTTTGGATCTCTGTTTCATCTTCTCAAGTGCAGCCAAGATTGTGACACAAAG ATGCATGTACTTAATGTGTTGTCTCTACTGATTCAAAGAATAGGCGACAAA GTTAAGCCATTTGCCGCCTCACTATCACAGTACCTCCCTGAGCTATGGCAGGAGTCTGGTGACCACAATATGCTGCGATGTGCAATCGTTTCTACCATGACGCACCTTGTGGAG GGTCTGGGTGTTTTAAGTCGTAACATGTACTCGTTCCTTCTGCCTCTTATTCATCTCAGCACAGATATCACGCAG cctcCCCATGTTTATTTGATGGAGGATGGACTGGACCTCTG GCACAATGTGTTGGTGAATGCGTCCTGTATGACTCCTGAATTACTGCAATTGTTTGTCAACATGCCGTCGTTATTGG AGTTAGGCTCAGAGAATCTTAGGAAGTGCTTTTCGATCATAGAATCATATGTCCTGCTAGATGAGAAGGAGTTTCTTCAG AATTTCAGCGCACCTGTGGTTAACGCTTGTTTAACAATGCTTGGGAACGTTAAGCCAGAAGGTGGCATCATCCTTTCTCGG GTTGTCGAAACAATAGTAAAAGTCTCTCCTCAGAGAGGTACTGAACTGTTTGCACCGGTCTTGCTGAAAATATGTCACATGATTCTAGAAGTAGAG GAATACACTCCTCTTCTGGTCATCTATCTGTCCATTATTGGAGAAATAATCTTGCACAATTATCCTGCTTTTGTTCACATTGTTGAAAATGTGGCACAGCAGCTGGGCAAACAG GTGAATGATGTATTAGGTCAGCTCTTGGACGTTTGGTTAGAAAAA ATGGATTGCATGACGCGGCTTGAACGAAGAAAACTAACAGTTCTGGCTCTGATCACCTTGTTGCCTCTGAATGTCAA CAATTGTGTCACGGACAAGTTTGCATTGATTGTTGATGCTGCGGTTGATGTTCTACACGAGATCCACAGAGTTGAAGACAATGGTACACATACAGA TTGTTTATTGCTCCTTGGCGGTAGCAGTGATGATGAAGAACACAGTGGCGAGGAAACTGAAGAACATAAAAGGAAACGACAG ctgtGTTTGTCAGACCCTATCCATTGCTGTCCATTGTGGAAATTTGTCCGAGACAAGTTAAACGAGTGCCACTCGATTTACGGACATGAAACTTTTCAACATCTTATGGAATACTTGGACTCAGCTGTGGCCGCTCAGCTTGGTTCATTCATCAACCGCTAA
- the LOC140936660 gene encoding BLOC-1-related complex subunit 8 homolog isoform X2, whose amino-acid sequence MAGITELYTAKAMLDSQMIYGGKQVTEKFLENIHTMLNEPSVGLYRVQEHVRRSLPQLVDKKVEMQSLHKKVQGVSYDVEYSLKTVQSMQNISHFTIIQECLKSAIASKKNLDRRKLERKDKPIERPMAAAEAGTDEEPEVLEAVEGFICPICMQAWTNQEELLQHWQATHDQLTLQGEHSKE is encoded by the exons ATGGCTGGGATAACTGAGCTTTACACCGCTAAAGCTATGCTAGACAGTCAAATGATCTATGGAGGCAAACAAG TTACAGAAAAATTCCTCGAAAACATTCATACAATGTTGAATGAGCCATCAGTTGGTCTTTATCGTGTGCAAGAACATGTCAGGCGATCGCTTCCTCAACTTGTTGACAAGAAG GTTGAAATGCAGAGCCTTCATAAAAAAGTGCAAGGAGTATCTTATGATGTTGAATATTCACTAAA AACTGTTCAGTCCATGCAGAATATTTCTCACTTCACTATTATACAG gAGTGCCTTAAGAGTGCAATTGCTTCAAAGAAAAACCTAGATAGAAGAAAACTGGAAAG GAAAGATAAACCTATAGAGAGACCAATGGCTGCAGCAGAAGCTGGAACTGATGAGGAGCCTGAAGTTCTAGAAGCTGTTGAG GGTTTCATCTGTCCAATCTGCATGCAAGCTTGGACTAACCAAGAAGAGCTTTTACAACACTGGCAGGCAACTCATGATCAACTCACTCTTCAG GGAGAACATTCCAAGGAATAA
- the LOC140936660 gene encoding BLOC-1-related complex subunit 8 homolog isoform X3, whose product MAGITELYTAKAMLDSQMIYGGKQDMGGLEFSNQETDYKLRRVTEKFLENIHTMLNEPSVGLYRVQEHVRRSLPQLVDKKVEMQSLHKKVQGVSYDVEYSLKTVQSMQNISHFTIIQECLKSAIASKKNLDRRKLERKDKPIERPMAAAEAGTDEEPEVLEAVEGEHSKE is encoded by the exons ATGGCTGGGATAACTGAGCTTTACACCGCTAAAGCTATGCTAGACAGTCAAATGATCTATGGAGGCAAACAAG ACATGGGTGGTTTGGAGTTCAGCAATCAAGAGACTGACTACAAATTAAGACGAG TTACAGAAAAATTCCTCGAAAACATTCATACAATGTTGAATGAGCCATCAGTTGGTCTTTATCGTGTGCAAGAACATGTCAGGCGATCGCTTCCTCAACTTGTTGACAAGAAG GTTGAAATGCAGAGCCTTCATAAAAAAGTGCAAGGAGTATCTTATGATGTTGAATATTCACTAAA AACTGTTCAGTCCATGCAGAATATTTCTCACTTCACTATTATACAG gAGTGCCTTAAGAGTGCAATTGCTTCAAAGAAAAACCTAGATAGAAGAAAACTGGAAAG GAAAGATAAACCTATAGAGAGACCAATGGCTGCAGCAGAAGCTGGAACTGATGAGGAGCCTGAAGTTCTAGAAGCTGTTGAG GGAGAACATTCCAAGGAATAA
- the LOC140936660 gene encoding BLOC-1-related complex subunit 8 homolog isoform X1 has product MAGITELYTAKAMLDSQMIYGGKQDMGGLEFSNQETDYKLRRVTEKFLENIHTMLNEPSVGLYRVQEHVRRSLPQLVDKKVEMQSLHKKVQGVSYDVEYSLKTVQSMQNISHFTIIQECLKSAIASKKNLDRRKLERKDKPIERPMAAAEAGTDEEPEVLEAVEGFICPICMQAWTNQEELLQHWQATHDQLTLQGEHSKE; this is encoded by the exons ATGGCTGGGATAACTGAGCTTTACACCGCTAAAGCTATGCTAGACAGTCAAATGATCTATGGAGGCAAACAAG ACATGGGTGGTTTGGAGTTCAGCAATCAAGAGACTGACTACAAATTAAGACGAG TTACAGAAAAATTCCTCGAAAACATTCATACAATGTTGAATGAGCCATCAGTTGGTCTTTATCGTGTGCAAGAACATGTCAGGCGATCGCTTCCTCAACTTGTTGACAAGAAG GTTGAAATGCAGAGCCTTCATAAAAAAGTGCAAGGAGTATCTTATGATGTTGAATATTCACTAAA AACTGTTCAGTCCATGCAGAATATTTCTCACTTCACTATTATACAG gAGTGCCTTAAGAGTGCAATTGCTTCAAAGAAAAACCTAGATAGAAGAAAACTGGAAAG GAAAGATAAACCTATAGAGAGACCAATGGCTGCAGCAGAAGCTGGAACTGATGAGGAGCCTGAAGTTCTAGAAGCTGTTGAG GGTTTCATCTGTCCAATCTGCATGCAAGCTTGGACTAACCAAGAAGAGCTTTTACAACACTGGCAGGCAACTCATGATCAACTCACTCTTCAG GGAGAACATTCCAAGGAATAA